The DNA sequence tttcctaattTTGTTTGATAGATCCTGTCAGCTTCAAGAGAACGAAAAAAAGGGTGTGGTTTCATCTGAAACGCCTGGTGAAAGTAAAAAGGTAGTAGTTATCACTATAATCTTAGATGTACATGCTGTTTgtcatacattttttttatatcagcTACAAGTTTAAATGTGTGAGCTCCTTTTATCTTTTTTTGTGCCAGCTTCCTAGTAGAAGTGCTCGACGTAAAAAGGCCAAAAGGCAATGGTTGAGGGAAAAAATGAAAGCTGAGAAGGAAGAGGTAATGTGGTGTTACTGGTGTATAAGGTGATAAATAGATAAAGATTCCTCTTTCACACATATGCACCACAAATACACTTGTGTACACACCTCAAAATAGTGAGGATGTTACGCAAAATATTTAGCTTACCGTTTTGAATGTTGTGCATATGTGTGTAAATTTGAGGgctggcatcataaattggtatTTGAAGTACCTATATGTCCTTACGAGAGGGAGTATTTGGTCCTTCCGCTTAAGTTGGTTCTCTGAAGTACCTATATCTGCTTTTTGCAAGAGGGACCACTTTTTTCTCCAGAAATAAAATTGACCTATAATGTTCCAATTTGCAGTTGCATCAGACGCAATTGCTCAAAACAAATAATCAGCAATCAACGGGTAAAGATAATCAGAAATGTCCTGAAGAACAccagcaaccaaacacaaacaatgaagaagaggaggaacaaTCGGACACAGATAGTGACGGAGAGGATGAGCAAATGAAAATAGATAACAATGAAGTAGTTAAGCAACCATACACAGATAATGATAAAGAGGATGATATTGTTCCTGTAGTAATTAGACCAGGACATATTCGATTTGAACCTCTAGCAAAAGGTATGTATGGGTCGGATCTTTGAATAGACAATTACTTGTGGCATTTGAGTTTATCAATTGATTTTTTGGGTACATACTTCATGTTATGGatcctctcccagaccctgcgtaaagcgggagccttgtgcactgggtacgacctttatactTCATGTTATGGATAACTTGTTACTACAATTATCTGAGGTGTGTACTTGTTTCAGTGGACAAAGATCAGCCTATTCAGCAGAATACAACTCCAGTGGTATGTTTCTCTTCTTTAGATCATTATAGACTTTTCTTCTTCTGTAGGGGCTACTTTGAAACGCTCAAAAAATTTCTTTCTTGAAAAGTAAGATACTTCTTAATTTCTtctgactttttttattttacatcaTGACTTTATCTATTGAGATATGTGATTTCTTTATATTTGTATGTCCTGCCTGCTTCAGGAAACTTTTCGGTGGAATGGAATAACCAGCAAGAAGAGGGGTCAAATATGGGGTATGGAGAAAACATCACATTCAAGAACAAGCGACTACAACGATCTGAATCAAGAGTCACCTGGAGTACCGGATATTGAAAAAGAGATCCCTGTGAATGATCACATAGACTTCAATAAGCTTGAGCTCTGTACTACTTTACCTAAGGTTTGGTGCTTTCCTTCTTTTCATGTCGCTTCCATGAACATTAGTTTCCCTCATCATagcaaaaaaatataataaaaataagagtTATTTGCAGTTGGCTTTGTACTATAAAAACCTTTCAGTTGCTATCCTTTCTTATATCTGGTAGTACATCTTTTGCACATGTAGTTAATATTCACGAGTCGAGAATATTCTTGACCATGTGAAAGTGCTTTTCACATCAAGTCAATTTAATCCTTTATATTGCAGTTATTTTAGTATTGAGGAATTAAGGTGATAATTTGCATTCAAATGTGTTGCAGAAAGGTGATCAAATTGCATATTGTTTGATTGAATTAACATCGTGCTGGACTCCTGAAGTTTCCTCATACCGAGTATGACTCTTTATCTTAAATTTCTGCCTAACGTTTGTGAACATAAATTTTTACCATCAGAGGTTTCCTTGTCCCTGTAGATTGGAGAAGTGTCACGGTATGACCCTCAATCAAATAAGATTATGCTAGTACAGGTTCCAGAGTATCCCATTGTTTTTGCGGGGACGGATGAGGGATCTGATGTAGTGCCAGATACATCCCTTTACGGGCAAGATCGCTCTCTAGAGGTACTTGAACTACCACCTTTCATAGTGTGTTGCAAAGTGCGATACATCCATTTACTGTTTTTATGACCAATATTTGTATGATCGAGTTATATTGATGCCGGTACCGTCATCCTACGACCTTTTTGTAGTTATATTCACCCATCTTTTATCAGTCTAGCAGTGGCTGTGATCTATTgcttcatagtctttgattgcTAGCATCTGACAAGTTTTGATCCTGTGCAGGTAGATTATTCTTCACTTTTTGATGTCCGCATTGTTAAGCACGGCAACCTCAACACAGCAAAACCAGTCACTGGAGATCAAAATGTTGCATCAGGATCCAGGCAGCTCGACAAAGACATGGAAACTCACGCTGCTACGAAAGGTACAAATTAGATTTCCACGTTCCGTCCCTCTTACACGAAGAATTTGAATATGATTCGATATTCTTGTTTACACATGTAGAAAATGGAAAGGCAAGTGCATGGGATGAAATCAGCCAGGCATTTAATGCGAAGAAGGCGGAGCTGTCGCAGGAGGAGAACGGTTGGAGTAAAAACGATGGTTCGGTGAGGAGCTCATGGTCGTATAGGGGCTTGAGAGGTAGCGCGTTAGGTCCAGTAGTGGCTCGTTTGAGAGCGCAAGGGCACTAAGGACCTAACAGCGGGTAAATGTCTCCTAGATCAACTGTTGTCCATAGTTTTGTGAACTTAGAAGAAATAGAATCCGACTTTTCG is a window from the Malus domestica chromosome 16, GDT2T_hap1 genome containing:
- the LOC103403077 gene encoding coilin-like, producing the protein MMTTTTTDGVRLRVAFKERHILSKSQRTQGLRRSWILLKPHHRTISNLAAYLLHAFDLHRSCPDGLLISMDGFVLPPFESTSIFKDEDIISVNRKEGTLSEIALLDDGTDAIEVEEIVERQPMNTRMKLLANEEFEKETGGYDSDSEEDGSDQLEDLFPVENPPDNGSNRRSKKRKLSDKPQSSKRKRIKSSATEECSGLPEGLQNDVRAEKTKSSHQSRVLAKKRHSKMDKSFTVEDGLDNSSTRKTDERIDGISKSMPNGKRSCQLQENEKKGVVSSETPGESKKLPSRSARRKKAKRQWLREKMKAEKEELHQTQLLKTNNQQSTGKDNQKCPEEHQQPNTNNEEEEEQSDTDSDGEDEQMKIDNNEVVKQPYTDNDKEDDIVPVVIRPGHIRFEPLAKVDKDQPIQQNTTPVETFRWNGITSKKRGQIWGMEKTSHSRTSDYNDLNQESPGVPDIEKEIPVNDHIDFNKLELCTTLPKKGDQIAYCLIELTSCWTPEVSSYRIGEVSRYDPQSNKIMLVQVPEYPIVFAGTDEGSDVVPDTSLYGQDRSLEVDYSSLFDVRIVKHGNLNTAKPVTGDQNVASGSRQLDKDMETHAATKENGKASAWDEISQAFNAKKAELSQEENGWSKNDGSVRSSWSYRGLRGSALGPVVARLRAQGH